The sequence below is a genomic window from Salicibibacter cibarius.
TCATTTTTGATGGTTTAAACCTATATCAACCGGAACTCATCGTCCTTGGAACAATACCGGCAACGATTCTAGCCTTGCTCGCCAATTGGGGGCTTTCGCTTTTGGAAAAAAGAATGACCCCCGAGCCACTTAGAGAAACCGCCTGAGGAGGAGATACTATGAAACAAAAAGGAATCGCTGTAATGTTGGCGACCATGCTCCTTCTTTCGGGGTGTGCGTTGCCCGGCCTAAGCGGTCCATCCGATAGCACGGTTCGAATTGGAACGTTGGATACGATCGAATCAGAGGTTTGGGGAAATATCATTGCCCAAATGATTGAACACCATACCGATTTGGAAACGGAGCTGATTACGAATCTCGGTTCTTCCATTGTCCAGCACCAAGCGATGATGAATGATCAAGTTGACATCACCTCTACTCGGTATACCGGCACAGATTTAGCCGGTGTCCTTGATATTGAAGGTGTTACGGATACGGACAAAGCGATGGAAATTGTACAAGAAGAATTCGACCGGCAATTTGAGCAAACATGGGGAGATTCTTATGGCTTTGAGAACAGTTATACCGTTTCTGTGCCGGAAGCTTTTGCACAGGAACATGATATTCAACATGTAGATGACCTTGAACCTTTTGCCGATGAAATGAATTTTGGTGTAGATAATGCCTGGGTCAATCGGGTAGGGGACGGTTACGAGGCGTTTACGGAAACGCATTTCCCGTTCGGAGATGTGTATCCGATGGCAATAGGCCTTGTATATGACGCGGCTGCCAATGGCAATATGGATGCTGTGCTAGGCTATTCTTCGGATGGCAGAATTGCAGCTTATGAGCTAACTGTACTGGAAGATGAATTTTTCCCGCCTTATGACGCATCTCCGGTTATTCAAAACGAAGTGATCGAGGAACATCCGGAACTCGAAGCCATCCTTGATTCACTGGCGGATACGGTTTCGACGGAAGATATGCAAGACATGAATTATCAGGGGGATGTTAACCTCGTAAATCCATCCCATATCGCGGAACAATTCCTTGATGAAAATAACTATTTTGAACAGGAGGTGAACGAGTGATGAGTGTTTGGGAACAGATGGTGACCTACGTATCTCAAAATGGGCTTTACATTTTGGAAGAATTTTATCGTCATTTTTTAATGGCTGCCTATGGTGTTTTGTTCGCTGCCATTGTTGCCATTCCGCTAGGAATTTTGATCGCTCGCTACGGAAGGCTGAGCAAATGGGTGCTATCATTTGGAAGCATTATTCAAACCATTCCCGCCCTCGGTTTTATGGCGCTTCTTATGGTTACCCTTGGATTGGGAACGACGACAGTAGTCACGACACTGTTTTTCTACTCTTTGCTTCCAATCATTCAAAATACGTATGTTGGTATGAAGGGCGTTGACGGAACCGTCATCGAAGCTGCCCATGCTTCCGGCATGACACGCTTTCAGCTTCTGAGAAAGGTCGAGCTTCCGCTGGCTGTCAGCGTGATTATGGCTGGAATACGCACCGCACTCGTTATAGGGATAGGAATTGTAGCGATTGGAGCATTTGTCGGAGCTGGTGGCCTCGGTGCGATCATCGTGCGCGGAACCAATGCTACCGACGGAACGGCCATTATTTTGGCCGGGGCAGTGCCAACGGCATTGATGGCGATTATCGCCGATCTGTTGATGGGGAAGATCGAACGAAATTTAAACCCTGCGAATAAAGCGAGTGCTGCTTCAAAATAAAGAGGAGGTCGTCACGATGTACATGGAATACGACGTAGAATGTCAATGTTCGGACGGCACTGTTCTCAAGGCGGACGTTTACCGTCCGGAAGAACGGGGCCTCTATCCGGTTCTACTTCTTCGTCTTCCTTACGATAAAACGAACCCTCATTATTATAATGGTTATTTGGATGTGCCGAGAATGGTGACAGCAGGATACGTGGTGATCCTTCAAGATGTGCGAGGACGATATGCATCCGGCGGAAGTTATTATCCGTTTGTGTATGAAAGAAAAGATGGTT
It includes:
- a CDS encoding osmoprotectant ABC transporter substrate-binding protein; the protein is MKQKGIAVMLATMLLLSGCALPGLSGPSDSTVRIGTLDTIESEVWGNIIAQMIEHHTDLETELITNLGSSIVQHQAMMNDQVDITSTRYTGTDLAGVLDIEGVTDTDKAMEIVQEEFDRQFEQTWGDSYGFENSYTVSVPEAFAQEHDIQHVDDLEPFADEMNFGVDNAWVNRVGDGYEAFTETHFPFGDVYPMAIGLVYDAAANGNMDAVLGYSSDGRIAAYELTVLEDEFFPPYDASPVIQNEVIEEHPELEAILDSLADTVSTEDMQDMNYQGDVNLVNPSHIAEQFLDENNYFEQEVNE
- a CDS encoding ABC transporter permease is translated as MSVWEQMVTYVSQNGLYILEEFYRHFLMAAYGVLFAAIVAIPLGILIARYGRLSKWVLSFGSIIQTIPALGFMALLMVTLGLGTTTVVTTLFFYSLLPIIQNTYVGMKGVDGTVIEAAHASGMTRFQLLRKVELPLAVSVIMAGIRTALVIGIGIVAIGAFVGAGGLGAIIVRGTNATDGTAIILAGAVPTALMAIIADLLMGKIERNLNPANKASAASK